The genomic interval CGCCATGCTTTGGCTTCAGCTACATTAAGAACCACACATTTTCGTTTATATTTTTTAATCTCACTTGCACACATCAATATCACCTAATAATTTTCATCAATTTATTGAATATAAGTTATCACGGAATGATATTTTGGGGAGCTAACCCTTAATAATGTTTTTCATAATATACCACTACAGAATATCTTCTACCATATCCCAATCATGCTCATATATATGTGCACTGACGCTAATTGTAGTTATCATACCAGGGCTTTCACCCACCTCACCAGCTACATATTCAAGGAGTCTGGACAGACCATACAGGTTTGCCGGATATGCACCTGCAAAATCATGACTTCTGAACAATGTTGTAAGGTTTACCTTACCTCCCCTGATCTTAAAATCATCAATAATCATACAAGGTACTTCATCCACAACAGTATCTATAGTGGGAACCCATGTAACTGCAGTAGCTCTTCGAGTGGCAGGATTTTGTTTTAATTTATCGATCACATATGCGATCTGGTCTATCTTTTCATCCCAGTTACGCAATCTCTGACCATATGTATATTCAAAATCCTGCACATTTTCGCCAGTAATCAGCTGTTTGGCATATTCTTCAA from Methanosarcinales archaeon carries:
- a CDS encoding thymidylate synthase, which produces MKLTLQIGRVIRANSISDAWYRGLNLIWNHGNEVTDERGSRIREYLNLMIIIQNPYIERIPKDISWNEERLEEYAKQLITGENVQDFEYTYGQRLRNWDEKIDQIAYVIDKLKQNPATRRATAVTWVPTIDTVVDEVPCMIIDDFKIRGGKVNLTTLFRSHDFAGAYPANLYGLSRLLEYVAGEVGESPGMITTISVSAHIYEHDWDMVEDIL